In the Colletotrichum lupini chromosome 1, complete sequence genome, one interval contains:
- a CDS encoding F-box domain-containing protein translates to MSSTYSSLFVGQQLQSDLADGDLGKLDGLEGLPLEIIFDIYHQLDVRSILSLAQVNTLFHGLLTRNKAAILLPVLQREFSPLPELLQVFTASDQDMSQYGDTFQPRRVVFRRFPGDMTGVTLSRGGVQHNTGALDGDKPPRTTLPSPRSVTLVERDLRPLLKYCLVTRQWEELFPQLHWFATPEDCRQLNELEKFKLRRALYRWWLYAFYFHGELLRPRSSQPEPFVNDVRTSHMRLHSTRELIEMRDLFFSMKNLVRHYIYPNLEQNLEPVDESSPLEPMIETSIRERIVDTYAKLDPEDLMFYFENLFNYPRKRLVMDVNLKHPAFSQDQESFVAAIQSATDERPWLFDIADLTSIGGIVTSDDDLDKHLVRDGSHDGSIPPPGAFRRPRGIWAPPGDDGRALAERSHSYGGQRY, encoded by the exons ATGTCTTCAACTTACTCATCACTATTTGTGGGCCAACAGCTGCAATCAGACCTGGCGGATGGCGATCTTGGCAAATTGGACGGCCTCGAAGGGCTTCCCCTTGAGATTATTTTCGATATTTACCATCAACTCGATGTCCGAAGCATACTCTCCCTGGCTCAGGTCAACACTCTTTTCCATGGACTCCTGACAAGAAATAAGGCGGCAATTTTGCTACCAGTCCTTCAGCGAGAGTTCAGCCCCTTGCCCGAGCTTCTCCAAGTCTTCACGGCTTCGGACCAAGACATGAGCCAGTATGGAGATACCTTTCAGCCGCGACGAGTAGTTTTCAGAAGATTTCCGGGCGACATGACGGGCGTCACCTTATCCCGTGGCGGTGTTCAGCACAATACAGGGGCTTTGGACGGCGACAAACCACCAAGAACTACTTTGCCGTCACCTCGATCGGTCACGCTTGTTGAACGAGACTTGAGGCCCTTGCTGAAGTATTGCTTGGTGACACGACAATGGGAGGAATTATTCCCTCAACTCCACTGGTTTGCGACACCTGAGGACTGCCGTCaacttaacgaattagagAAGTTCAAGCTTCGCCGTGCTCTTTATCGTTGGTGGCTCTACGCCTTTTACTTTCACGGTGAACTTCTTCGTCCTCGGAGCAGTCAGCCGGAGCCGTTTGTCAACGATGTCCGAACCAGTCACATGAGACTTCATTCAACTCGCGAACTGATCGAGATGAgagatctttttttttcgatGAAGAATCTTGTGCGGCATTACATCTACCCGAACTTAGAGCAGAACCTAGAACCT GTTGACGAGAGCAGCCCACTCGAGCCTATGATCGAGACCAGCATTCGCGAACGCATTGTGGACACGTATGCCAAGCTCGATCCGGAAGACCTGATGTTTTACTTCGAGAACTTGTTCAACTACCCTCGGAAGAGGCTGGTAATGGATGTCAATTTGAAGCACCCCGCATTCTCCCAGGACCAGGAATCGTTTGTAGCAGCGATCCAGTCCGCGACAGACGAGCGGCCGTGGCTTTTCGACATTGCTGATTTGACCAGCATTGGAGGCATCGTTACCTCTGATGACGACTTGGACAAACATCTTGTTCGTGACGGCAGCCACGATGGCTCGATTCCTCCTCCGGGAGCGTTCCGGCGGCCGAGAGGGATCTGGGCGCCACCAGGAGATGATGGTCGAGCTCTCGCCGAGCGAAGTCATTCCTATGGAGGGCAACGTTACTAA
- a CDS encoding histone deacetylase, with translation MEGGDPDVVMGGDDKPSNNITTTNGIPVPADGVQKDENTTSPDDEDEEDEEDYEEILNDDSIRRRGLLPTACCYDDRMKLHVNADFGTTPHHPEDPRRIEEIFKAFKRNGLVFNGPESKITEVMRHNPSKYMWRIGAREATKEEILTTHTPLHYHWVESLSKMDYPTLRETSRQYDQGRASLYVGSLTFTAALLSCGGAIDTCKHVVEGNVKNAFAVIRPPGHHAEYDQPLGFCFFNNVPVAVKICQQEYPEACRKVLILDWDVHHGNGIQNIFYDDPNVLYISLHVYQNGQFYPGPPENAEIPDGGLEHCGTGPGLGKNINIGWHDQGMGDGEYIAAFQKIIMPIAKEFNPDLVVISAGFDAADGDELGGCFVSPACYSHMTHMLMSLAEGKVVVCLEGGYNLQAISTSAVSVARTLMGEPPPKMNLPSLNKDAARVLAKVQSYHAPYWECMRPGIIPMPDIQDLHVTRLNDHIRLGQRQALSQRHQMIPLFIQRDMLFKSYENQVLVTPDIPSARRILIIFHDPPEVLAQPDVVDRHVEAHNAWVVDSVEQYIDWAVGQGIAVMDVNVPNKVLRDEDMEPYTQQTGEIELLGELQELANYLWDNYIQLYEEADDILLLGVGRSYSGVRALLTGRDCKAKIAGVACFIKGMLRPVKSDVDTELAPWYKDHSQIYVEHDHACWSRADTKHRVSKRRFGTVIRSPENGTQKMAQAHAKEVQNWMLDMLAARQNGDTTEDDKMA, from the exons ATGGAAGGCGGCGACCCGGACGTCGTCATGGGCGGGGATGATAAGCCTTCAAATAACATCACGACTACCAATGGAATTCCAGTGCCTGCTGACGGGGTACAAAAAGACGAGAATACCACATCGCCCGAcgacgaggatgaggaggacGAAGAGGACTATGAAGAAATTCTAAACGATGACTCGATTCGCAGACGAGGACTACTACCCACGGCATGTTGCTACGATGACCGCATGAAGCTTCACGTCAACGCCGACTTTGGGACTACGCCTCATCACCCGGAAGACCCTCGCCGAATAGAGGAAATTTTCAAAGCATTCAAGAGGAATGGCTTAGTTTTCAATGGCCCGGAAAGCAAAATCACGGAGGTGATGCGTCACAACCCGTCGAAATACATGTGGAGGATTGGCGCTCGAGAAGCAACTAAGGAAGAAATTCTTACCACACACACTCCGCTGCACTATCACTGGGTCGAGAGCCTATCGAAGATGGACTACCCCACGCTACGAGAAACGAGTCGGCAATATGATCAAGGCCGTGCCTCGCTTTACGTGGGCAGTCTGACATTCACGGCAGCCCTTCTCTCCTGCGGCGGCGCCATCGACACCTGCAAGCATGTCGTCGAGGGCAACGTCAAGAATGCCTTTGCTGTCATCAGACCCCCGGGCCATCATGCAGAGTACGACCAACCCCTCGGCTTCTGCTTCTTCAACAACGTGCCCGTCGCCGTCAAGATCTGCCAGCAAGAATATCCAGAGGCCTGCAGAAAGGTACTGATTTTAGACTGGGACGTTCATCACGGCAATGGCATTCAGAATATTTTCTACGACGACCCGAATGTTCTGTACATCTCCCTCCATGTCTACCAAAACGGACAGTTCTACCCTGGCCCGCCAGAGAATGCGGAAATACCGGATGGAGGTCTCGAGCACTGCGGTACAGGGCCTGGACTGGGAAAGAATATCAACATTGGATGGCACGATCAGGGTATGGGGGATGGCGAGTACATCGCCGCCTTTCAAAAGATCATCATGCCTATCGCCAAGGAGTTCAATCCCGACCTGGTTGTCATATCCGCAGGATTCGATGCTGCCGACGGAGACGAGCTCGGTGGATGCTTCGTGAGCCCTGCTTGCTACTCACACATGACCCACATGCTCATGTCCTTGGCAGAAGGCAAGGTCGTCGTGTGTCTGGAGGGTGGCTACAACCTGCAAGCCATCTCAACGTCAGCGGTATCAGTTGCTCGTACGCTGATGGGAGAACCGCCACCGAAGATGAATCTGCCATCTCTGAACAAGGACGCGGCCAGGGTCCTCGCCAAGGTGCAGAGCTACCACGCGCCGTACTGGGAATGCATGAGACCTGGCATTATCCCGATGCCGGATATTCAAGATCTGCATGTTACAAGACTCAACGACCACATCAGGCTCGGCCAAAGGCAAGCACTGTCACAACGCCATCAGATGATTCCTCTTTTCATACAAAGAGATATGCTCTTTAAATCCTACGAGAATCAGGTCCTCGTAACACCAGATATTCCGTCCGCACGGCGTATTCTCATCATCTTTCATGATCCGCCGGAGGTGTTGGCTCAACCTGATGTGGTTGACCGCCACGTGGAGGCCCATAATGCCTGGGTAGTTGATAGCGTCGAACAGTACATCGATTGGGCTGTTGGCCAAGGCATTGCAGTCATGGATGTCAACGTCCCGAACAAGGTTCTACGAGACGAAGATATGGAACCTTACACCCAGCAGACAGGAGAGATTGAGCTCCTGGGCGAACTTCAGGAGCTGGCGAACTACCTATGGGACAACTACATCCAGCTCTACGAGGAGGCCGACGacattcttcttcttggtgTAGGTCGGTCGTATAGTGGAGTTAGGGCGCTTCTGACTGGACGAG ACTGCAAAGCCAAAATTGCTGGAGTCGCCTGCTTCATCAAGGGAATGTTGCGACCCGTCAAGTCTGACGTCGACACCGAGCTTGCACCCTGGTATAAGGATCACTCTCAAATCTACGTCGAGCATGATCACGCGTGCTGGTCTCGTGCAGACACAAAGCACAGAGTAAGTAAGCGCCGCTTCGGCACAGTGATTCGGAGTCCGGAGAACGGTACCCAGAAGATGGCGCAGGCCCATGCCAAGGAGGTCCAGAATTGGATGCTGGATATGCTCGCGGCTCGGCAGAATGGTGATACTACGGAGGATGACAAGATGGCTTGA